A portion of the Pseudoalteromonas galatheae genome contains these proteins:
- a CDS encoding matrixin family metalloprotease, whose product MKIANWICLLLFLVIFPAFGGSPNWQFDSSNQPVPVKWDANNQPYVWSLNESGYPPLEFNVLEQKLREAFATWQTLPDSNVTFSYGGTTPETGKGRGSALGPNIDGYNVISFANTEHEFPEPVLAVCSSTSISKELEITDDNADLNGDGINDIPIGFYPAGTIFDADIFFDGAKVFSDQLVYNVALHEIGHCIGLAHSSLPYSTMYPTQDTDIERGSLLKADDISTLASYMGNADTKTRYGRISGQVLDGVSGRTITGAHVIAVDSDTKESIVGTYSLTNGQYDLFVPIGKYFLKIEPLDSSHVGLEAERLNILVTNPDSTFFEREYYDPKESSYEEGAEEPLLFDVTAGIEISDINFYINQKATSEFKFPLKKGLNYFGYPQLVPFGLTSYDLLSQVSQFIEVNRIERFNTETGGFEFAFMLDGQSQGVEFDIQSGEGYLIASESDGELVFPGGTYCHQFTLKKGLNLVSITCPPSDFDSYQMLEAIGSSETVESIRYYDSNTKAYREARYEGGVIVGDRFDLPHGVALEVRMLVDSGTFQLSKQEISAPIINYISPGVTIPRGYVLISGEGFTAEVGENIVLAGNKRLAVQNASHNSLLVQIPNDIEAGEYMLSVTVNGLKSNEATLSIMPNQVLENSESLTQLLSGMKVRGGIDALGEQDVYTFVALAGSKVNIQLLPLQSRAKLGLQMLNPNGGMLLHRKASVGGTYIAVQNFEIEATGIYTLVISSEMVSAYQLSIDIDAPTGSAKTSVLLGEGQTAVKGTELAEPILLLITDKRGQPVANADVVLTQKSIASEEAKKLQVVKRNSLKKNESAPRPAAANAGLTDTQLESLKSDSYGMVAVKVAAPNLVEDFQLRVSVPGILDIEPILLTVKVISAPVAKINIEKTEQNCGSQCPVGEVLPDPWAVTFLDAQGNGIKDLRVDWLIVSGEGKLGKSASSTTKRTLQVDTDENGKVEVYHKLGDKLYVNGDNSDISNSLVKIPQIAMMAIPGQSAPVIFTAEAKAGAVSRVISSSLTDLQGTMYTQSFNALGLIAKDAYGNPVSGAEVKVISPTPDSGIEILPGDIHGVPINGFRTNNSGIWLADIKMSEAIPTIDEFGNKDTQGLAETYVINLQIGSKALKYKLDIDMGPILLTQKSDRRITAIVGQPLEEEISFKPHGFMRNSQSEPLTRKKAMWNDVMEWKLTGEGYRWEGPKSAYARDDITRIKDFTKVMPTHQKADDIHFSVLNYADEGTEMEVIDSKLVCEEDKDIWQCRGEDQVHYYAHRAGKVKVTNVGDFYANQPVFVKAVIPEYRHGIFVGDTYDTRWGIVRETYYKDLTGYATIYPKPIQLSFVIEDPFVSGSDDLSSYPGIGNVSGIDLQMLNITMPNGTVINASNLQDSIQLNQSPNFAQLWLDHHQIGVITEEVLHLKPEHMQLIYSPKASELNKGSNTFKLSISDASGNSAAEASCTFTYPTSIKCQE is encoded by the coding sequence ATGAAAATCGCAAACTGGATTTGCTTATTACTATTTTTGGTGATATTCCCGGCATTTGGTGGAAGTCCGAATTGGCAATTCGATAGTTCAAATCAACCTGTTCCAGTCAAGTGGGATGCTAATAATCAGCCCTACGTATGGAGTTTAAACGAGTCAGGCTATCCTCCTTTAGAGTTTAATGTTTTAGAACAAAAGTTACGAGAAGCTTTTGCCACTTGGCAAACTTTACCTGATAGTAATGTAACATTCTCTTATGGCGGAACCACACCTGAAACTGGCAAAGGGCGAGGTAGTGCGCTGGGACCAAATATTGATGGGTACAACGTAATTTCATTCGCTAACACTGAACATGAATTCCCGGAACCTGTATTGGCTGTTTGTTCTTCCACAAGCATCAGCAAAGAGCTTGAGATCACCGATGATAATGCCGATTTAAATGGTGATGGGATAAATGATATTCCAATTGGGTTTTATCCTGCTGGAACTATCTTCGACGCTGATATCTTTTTTGACGGTGCAAAGGTTTTTTCGGATCAACTGGTTTACAACGTTGCACTTCATGAGATAGGCCATTGTATTGGGCTTGCTCACAGTTCTTTGCCATATAGTACTATGTACCCTACTCAAGATACGGATATTGAGCGAGGCTCATTGCTAAAAGCGGATGATATCAGCACGCTTGCAAGTTATATGGGCAACGCTGACACAAAAACTCGTTATGGACGCATTTCTGGTCAAGTGCTTGATGGTGTCTCAGGTAGAACGATCACTGGCGCGCATGTTATTGCGGTAGATAGTGATACCAAAGAGTCAATTGTTGGTACTTACAGTTTAACCAATGGGCAATACGACTTATTTGTACCGATTGGGAAGTATTTTTTAAAAATAGAGCCTCTGGATTCCTCACATGTTGGCTTGGAAGCTGAGCGGCTTAATATACTGGTGACTAACCCTGACTCTACGTTTTTTGAACGAGAGTATTATGACCCCAAGGAATCTTCATATGAAGAAGGGGCTGAAGAGCCTCTGTTATTTGATGTTACTGCGGGTATAGAAATCTCAGATATCAATTTTTATATAAACCAAAAGGCCACAAGTGAATTTAAATTTCCTTTAAAAAAAGGGTTGAATTACTTCGGCTATCCTCAATTAGTGCCTTTTGGCCTAACATCTTATGATTTGTTAAGCCAAGTGTCTCAGTTTATTGAAGTAAACAGAATAGAGCGCTTTAATACTGAAACTGGCGGTTTTGAGTTTGCTTTTATGCTTGATGGCCAGTCACAAGGTGTAGAATTTGACATTCAATCAGGGGAAGGTTACCTAATAGCCAGTGAAAGTGATGGCGAACTGGTATTTCCTGGTGGCACTTATTGTCACCAATTTACCTTGAAAAAAGGGTTAAATTTGGTTTCTATCACTTGCCCTCCAAGTGATTTTGATTCTTATCAAATGCTAGAAGCAATCGGCAGCTCTGAAACGGTTGAGAGTATCAGATACTATGACTCTAATACCAAAGCATATCGAGAAGCTCGATATGAGGGAGGAGTAATTGTTGGTGATAGATTTGATTTGCCACATGGAGTAGCTCTAGAAGTTCGAATGTTGGTAGATAGTGGAACTTTTCAGCTATCAAAGCAGGAAATTTCAGCGCCGATTATCAACTATATTTCTCCAGGAGTAACGATACCACGTGGTTATGTATTAATATCCGGAGAAGGTTTTACGGCCGAAGTCGGTGAAAATATCGTTTTGGCCGGTAACAAAAGATTAGCAGTCCAAAACGCATCCCATAACTCATTACTTGTTCAAATTCCAAACGATATAGAAGCCGGGGAGTATATGCTGTCAGTGACAGTAAATGGACTAAAAAGTAATGAAGCCACATTAAGTATCATGCCCAATCAAGTATTGGAAAACAGTGAGTCTTTAACACAGTTGCTCTCTGGAATGAAAGTAAGAGGAGGAATTGACGCCTTAGGCGAACAAGACGTTTATACGTTTGTAGCATTAGCAGGTTCAAAAGTTAATATTCAATTACTCCCACTGCAGAGTAGAGCAAAGCTCGGTCTCCAAATGTTAAACCCAAATGGAGGAATGCTTCTGCATCGAAAAGCTAGTGTAGGAGGCACCTATATAGCGGTACAAAACTTTGAAATTGAGGCCACAGGGATTTATACACTCGTTATTTCATCTGAAATGGTGAGTGCATATCAGCTTTCCATCGATATTGATGCACCAACTGGTTCGGCTAAAACGTCTGTGCTTCTAGGTGAGGGTCAGACTGCAGTAAAGGGGACTGAGCTTGCTGAACCAATATTATTGCTAATTACAGATAAAAGGGGACAACCTGTAGCAAATGCTGATGTGGTTTTGACGCAAAAAAGTATCGCGTCTGAAGAGGCTAAAAAGCTTCAAGTTGTTAAACGTAACTCATTAAAAAAGAATGAGAGTGCTCCACGTCCTGCTGCCGCTAACGCAGGGCTCACCGATACGCAACTAGAGTCATTAAAATCTGATAGCTATGGCATGGTCGCAGTTAAAGTTGCAGCTCCAAATCTAGTTGAGGATTTTCAACTAAGAGTAAGTGTTCCTGGAATACTTGATATTGAACCTATCCTTTTGACTGTAAAAGTTATTTCTGCACCGGTGGCAAAAATAAATATAGAGAAAACAGAACAGAATTGTGGAAGTCAATGCCCTGTTGGAGAGGTGCTTCCGGATCCTTGGGCAGTAACTTTTTTAGATGCTCAAGGCAATGGTATTAAAGACTTGAGAGTGGATTGGCTAATCGTTTCAGGAGAAGGTAAGTTAGGAAAAAGTGCGTCTTCTACTACTAAACGAACTCTACAGGTTGATACCGATGAAAACGGAAAAGTAGAGGTTTATCATAAGCTTGGAGATAAGTTATATGTTAATGGAGACAATAGTGACATATCAAATTCATTGGTAAAAATCCCTCAAATCGCGATGATGGCTATTCCAGGTCAATCCGCCCCTGTTATTTTTACAGCTGAAGCAAAAGCTGGTGCCGTTAGTCGCGTAATTTCTAGTAGTTTAACTGATCTCCAAGGAACTATGTATACACAAAGTTTCAACGCATTAGGATTAATAGCAAAAGATGCTTATGGTAATCCTGTCAGTGGTGCTGAGGTAAAGGTTATTTCTCCAACTCCAGACTCGGGAATTGAAATTTTACCTGGTGACATACATGGCGTACCAATAAATGGATTTCGAACGAATAACAGTGGTATTTGGTTAGCCGATATAAAGATGAGTGAGGCCATTCCTACAATAGATGAGTTTGGTAATAAAGATACTCAAGGCTTAGCAGAAACTTACGTTATCAATCTTCAAATAGGCTCTAAGGCACTAAAGTACAAATTAGATATTGATATGGGGCCTATTTTACTTACCCAAAAATCTGACCGGAGAATAACAGCTATTGTGGGACAACCTCTGGAGGAAGAAATAAGCTTCAAGCCACATGGATTTATGCGTAACTCACAATCAGAACCACTCACAAGGAAAAAGGCGATGTGGAATGATGTAATGGAGTGGAAACTAACCGGAGAAGGGTATCGCTGGGAAGGGCCTAAGAGTGCATATGCAAGGGACGATATCACTAGAATTAAAGACTTCACAAAAGTTATGCCGACTCATCAAAAGGCTGATGATATTCACTTTTCAGTGCTTAATTATGCTGATGAAGGTACAGAAATGGAAGTTATAGATAGTAAATTAGTCTGTGAAGAGGATAAGGATATTTGGCAATGCCGAGGTGAAGACCAAGTTCATTATTATGCTCACCGTGCCGGGAAGGTAAAAGTAACAAACGTCGGTGATTTCTATGCAAACCAGCCCGTTTTTGTTAAAGCTGTAATTCCAGAATACAGACACGGTATTTTCGTGGGTGATACGTATGATACTCGATGGGGGATCGTTAGAGAAACGTACTACAAAGACTTAACTGGTTACGCAACAATTTATCCTAAACCAATACAGCTCTCATTCGTTATAGAAGACCCCTTTGTAAGCGGTAGTGACGATCTATCCAGCTATCCGGGAATTGGAAATGTTAGTGGTATAGACCTTCAAATGCTTAATATCACTATGCCGAATGGAACGGTTATTAATGCAAGTAATTTACAAGACTCTATTCAATTAAATCAGTCACCTAACTTTGCTCAGCTATGGCTAGACCACCATCAAATTGGCGTCATAACAGAGGAAGTTTTGCACCTAAAGCCAGAACACATGCAGCTTATCTATTCACCAAAGGCCTCAGAGCTCAATAAGGGAAGTAATACATTTAAATTAAGCATATCTGATGCATCAGGCAATAGCGCTGCTGAAGCAAGCTGCACATTTACTTACCCAACGTCAATTAAATGCCAAGAGTAG